A genomic region of Candidatus Pseudomonas phytovorans contains the following coding sequences:
- a CDS encoding PA2817 family protein produces the protein MATPHLQYHLQLLNHLRTILVALGDAEQVPEESHALFLERFDELLTLLPQDPLESQYLGQDLLCQVIQRYPQIAHLVPRDLLWFFGGDCLHYMPDEELDLYQQLEERRYDAEKQGESFDWNQEKQQLGEAHQRNRN, from the coding sequence ATGGCCACCCCCCACCTGCAATACCACCTGCAACTGCTGAACCACCTGCGCACCATCCTGGTGGCCCTGGGTGACGCCGAGCAGGTACCGGAGGAAAGCCACGCCCTGTTCCTGGAGCGCTTCGACGAACTGTTGACCCTGCTGCCGCAGGACCCGCTGGAAAGCCAGTACCTGGGACAGGACCTGTTGTGCCAGGTGATCCAGCGCTACCCGCAGATTGCTCATCTGGTGCCACGTGACCTGTTGTGGTTCTTTGGCGGCGACTGCTTGCACTATATGCCCGATGAAGAGCTCGACCTCTATCAGCAACTGGAAGAACGCCGCTACGATGCCGAAAAACAGGGCGAATCTTTCGACTGGAACCAAGAAAAACAGCAACTCGGTGAGGCACATCAACGCAACAGAAACTGA
- a CDS encoding fimbrial protein — translation MKKNLIALGLALGLASANTLAATVGTGAIHFYGRIDSGTCPIEIIDPVTGNPESGNRVLMGNVDASLFNASGDEAASRAFGMRITPGNGCTVNPGDAASVSFSGAFGGAGNGGTLFALEAGGAQNLALVLKDDTGTPIAHGATSKAYPLDAANPTTMLFSVAYKSTDRVVTAGAANTSMQFVVDVP, via the coding sequence ATGAAAAAAAATCTTATCGCCCTAGGTCTCGCACTGGGTCTCGCCAGCGCCAATACATTAGCCGCAACCGTCGGCACAGGCGCGATCCATTTCTATGGCAGAATTGACTCGGGCACCTGCCCGATCGAGATCATCGACCCGGTCACCGGCAACCCGGAGAGCGGCAATCGGGTACTCATGGGTAATGTCGACGCTTCGCTGTTCAACGCTAGCGGCGATGAAGCCGCATCACGCGCCTTTGGCATGCGCATCACCCCAGGTAATGGTTGCACCGTCAACCCTGGCGACGCAGCCAGCGTGAGCTTCAGTGGCGCCTTTGGTGGTGCTGGCAACGGCGGCACCCTGTTTGCCCTGGAAGCTGGCGGCGCACAGAACCTGGCCCTGGTCCTCAAGGATGACACGGGCACCCCGATCGCCCATGGCGCCACCTCGAAGGCCTATCCGCTGGATGCCGCCAACCCGACCACCATGCTCTTCAGCGTTGCCTATAAGTCGACAGACAGGGTCGTAACCGCCGGCGCAGCCAATACCAGCATGCAGTTCGTCGTCGATGTTCCTTGA
- a CDS encoding molecular chaperone, with protein MKNHLRRLALGACLAATVSSVQAALTVSTTRIVFDSDKRSTSVVIANPSPRHYAVQTWINTSKDDTDTAVPLATSPGLFRLDPGKQQMVQISRLPNTLPKDRETLFYLNLQEIPEANPEQANVLNIALRTRLKLFYRPSELKGGPADRAGELQWSVRQNAGRVQLVVDNPTPYYYTFGRLEVTAAGRTEALQAKAMATPFAQQAYDLKQLRSANGLQLTYTTINDYGVATPVVQTPLSLRP; from the coding sequence ATGAAAAATCACCTGCGCCGCCTTGCCTTGGGTGCCTGCCTGGCAGCCACCGTGTCATCCGTACAGGCCGCGTTGACCGTCAGCACCACGCGCATCGTGTTCGACAGCGACAAGCGCAGCACCTCCGTGGTTATCGCCAACCCGAGCCCGCGTCACTACGCGGTGCAAACCTGGATCAACACCAGCAAGGACGATACCGATACAGCGGTGCCGCTGGCCACCTCACCCGGGCTGTTCCGGCTGGACCCGGGCAAACAACAGATGGTGCAGATCAGCCGCTTGCCAAACACGCTGCCCAAAGACCGGGAAACGTTATTTTACCTGAATTTGCAGGAAATACCGGAGGCGAACCCCGAGCAAGCGAACGTGCTCAACATTGCGTTGCGCACCCGCCTCAAGCTCTTCTACCGCCCTAGTGAACTCAAGGGGGGCCCTGCCGACAGGGCTGGCGAGCTGCAGTGGTCTGTGCGCCAAAATGCAGGGCGGGTGCAATTGGTGGTGGATAACCCGACACCCTATTACTACACATTTGGCCGCCTGGAAGTCACTGCTGCCGGCAGGACCGAAGCTCTCCAGGCCAAGGCCATGGCAACGCCGTTCGCACAGCAGGCCTACGACCTGAAACAGCTCAGGTCGGCCAACGGGCTGCAGCTGACCTATACCACCATCAATGATTACGGCGTGGCCACCCCCGTGGTGCAAACGCCACTGTCACTTCGCCCTTGA
- a CDS encoding type 1 fimbrial protein: MRNILLALGLGMTSASTFAATVATGSVHFVGNVNSGTCAIEIFDPSTGQVVSRILMGNVNAAQFKQPDDEAANRAFGLRLTPGAGCILIPGASATVTFTGKYGGAGAAGTLYALAPGGSTGLALIIKDDLGTPISPTVPSRSYPLHETQPTDMLFSAAYKATSASVTAGYANTDIGFNVDIP; the protein is encoded by the coding sequence ATGAGAAACATTCTTCTTGCACTGGGACTGGGCATGACCAGCGCCAGCACATTTGCCGCGACGGTCGCCACCGGCTCGGTTCACTTCGTTGGCAACGTCAATTCTGGCACCTGCGCGATCGAGATCTTCGACCCGTCAACCGGTCAGGTCGTCAGTCGAATACTCATGGGCAACGTGAATGCTGCCCAGTTCAAGCAACCCGATGACGAGGCGGCCAATCGGGCTTTCGGTTTGCGCCTCACCCCAGGTGCCGGCTGCATACTCATACCCGGTGCCAGCGCCACCGTAACCTTCACCGGCAAATACGGCGGCGCAGGTGCCGCAGGTACGCTGTACGCCCTGGCGCCCGGTGGCAGTACGGGCCTGGCATTGATAATCAAGGATGACCTGGGCACCCCGATAAGTCCCACCGTGCCGTCCCGGTCTTACCCGCTGCATGAGACCCAGCCCACCGATATGCTGTTCTCTGCCGCGTACAAGGCCACGTCTGCCAGTGTTACCGCTGGCTACGCCAATACCGATATCGGCTTCAATGTGGATATTCCATAA